A genomic region of Zea mays cultivar B73 chromosome 6, Zm-B73-REFERENCE-NAM-5.0, whole genome shotgun sequence contains the following coding sequences:
- the LOC542564 gene encoding cellulose synthase 2: MAANKGMVAGSHNRNEFVMIRHDGDAPVPAKPTKSANGQVCQICGDTVGVSATGDVFVACNECAFPVCRPCYEYERKEGNQCCPQCKTRYKRQKGSPRVHGDDEEEDVDDLDNEFNYKQGNGKGPEWQLQGDDADLSSSARHDPHHRIPRLTSGQQISGEIPDASPDRHSIRSPTSSYVDPSVPVPVRIVDPSKDLNSYGLNSVDWKERVESWRVKQDKNMLQVTNKYPEARGDMEGTGSNGEDMQMVDDARLPLSRIVPISSNQLNLYRIVIILRLIILCFFFQYRISHPVRNAYGLWLVSVICEVWFALSWLLDQFPKWYPINRETYLDRLALRYDREGEPSQLAPIDVFVSTVDPLKEPPLITANTVLSILAVDYPVDKVSCYVSDDGSAMLTFESLSETAEFARKWVPFCKKHNIEPRAPEFYFAQKIDYLKDKIQPSFVKERRAMKREYEEFKIRINALVAKAQKVPEEGWTMADGTAWPGNNPRDHPGMIQVFLGHSGGLDTDGNELPRLVYVSREKRPGFQHHKKAGAMNALIRVSAVLTNGAYLLNVDCDHYFNSSKALREAMCFMMDPALGRKTCYVQFPQRFDGIDLHDRYANRNIVFFDINMKGLDGIQGPVYVGTGCCFNRQALYGYDPVLTEADLEPNIVVKSCCGRRKRKNKSYMDSQSRIMKRTESSAPIFNMEDIEEGIEGYEDERSVLMSQRKLEKRFGQSPIFIASTFMTQGGIPPSTNPASLLKEAIHVISCGYEDKTEWGKEIGWIYGSVTEDILTGFKMHARGWQSIYCMPPRPCFKGSAPINLSDRLNQVLRWALGSVEILLSRHCPIWYGYNGRLKLLERLAYINTIVYPITSVPLIAYCVLPAICLLTNKFIIPEISNYAGMFFILLFASIFATGILELRWSGVGIEDWWRNEQFWVIGGTSAHLFAVFQGLLKVLAGIDTNFTVTSKASDEDGDFAELYVFKWTSLLIPPTTVLVINLVGMVAGISYAINSGYQSWGPLFGKLFFSIWVILHLYPFLKGLMGRQNRTPTIVIVWSILLASIFSLLWVKIDPFISPTQKAAALGQCGVNC, from the exons ATGGCGGCCAACAAGGGGATGGTGGCAGGCTCTCACAACCGCAACGAGTTCGTCATGATCCGCCACGACGGCGACGCGCCTGTCCCG GCTAAGCCCACGAAGAGTGCGAATGGGCAGGTCTGCCAGATTTGTGGCGACACTGTTGGCGTTTCAGCCACTGGTGATGTCTTTGTTGCCTGCAATGAGTGTGCCTTCCCTGTCTGCCGCCCTTGCTATGAGTACGAGCGCAAGGAAGGGAACCAATGCTGCCCTCAGTGCAAGACTAGATACAAGAGACAGAAAG GTAGCCCTCGAGTTCATggtgatgatgaggaggaagatgTTGATGACCTGGACAATGAATTCAACTATAAGCAAGGCAATGGGAAGGGCCCAGAGTGGCAGCTTCAAGGAGATGACGCTGATCTGTCTTCATCTGCTCGCCATGACCCACACCATCGGATTCCACGCCTTACAAGTGGACAACAG ATATCTGGAGAGATCCCTGATGCATCCCCTGACCGTCATTCTATCCGCAGTCCAACATCGAGCTATGTTGATCCAAGCGTTCCAG TTCCTGTGAGGATTGTGGACCCCTCGAAGGACTTGAATTCCTATGGGCTTAATAGTGTTGACTGGAAGGAAAGAGTTGAGAGCTGGAGGGTTAAACAGGACAAAAATATGTTGCAAGTGACTAATAAATATCCAGAGGCTAGAGGAGACATGGAGGGGACTGGCTCAAATGGAGAAGATATGCAAAT GGTTGATGATGCACGCCTACCTTTGAGCCGCATTGTGCCAATTTCCTCAAACCAGCTCAACCTTTACCGGATAGTAATCATTCTCCGTCTTATCATCCTGTGCTTCTTCTTCCAATATCGTATCAGTCATCCAGTGCGTAATGCTTATGGATTGTGGCTAGTATCTGTTATCTGTGAGGTCTGGTTTGCCTTGTCCTGGCTTCTAGATCAGTTCCCAAAATGGTATCCAATCAACCGTGAGACATATCTCGACAGGCTTGCATTGAG GTATGATAGAGAGGGAGAGCCATCACAGCTGGCTCCCATTGATGTCTTTGTCAGTACAGTGGATCCATTGAAGGAACCTCCACTGATCACAGCCAACACTGTTTTGTCCATTCTTGCTGTGGATTACCCTGTTGACAAAGTGTCATGCTATGTTTCTGATGATGGCTCAGCTATGCTGACTTTTGAGTCTCTCTCTGAAACTGCCGAATTTGCTAGAAAGTGGGTTCCCTTTTGTAAGAAGCACAATATTGAACCAAGAGCTCCAGAATTTTACTTTGCTCAAAAAATAGATTACCTGAAGGACAAAATTCAACCTTCATTTGTTAAGGAAAGACGAGCAATGAAG AGAGAGTATGAAGAATTCAAAATAAGAATCAATGCCCTTGTTGCCAAAGCACAGAAAGTGCCTGAAGAGGGGTGGACCATGGCTGATGGAACTGCTTGGCCTGGGAATAACCCTAGGGACCATCCTGGCATGATTCAG GTGTTCTTGGGGCACAGTGGTGGGCTTGACACTGATGGAAATGAATTACCACGTCTTGTCTATGTCTCTCGTGAAAAGAGACCAGGCTTTCAGCATCACAAGAAGGCTGGTGCAATGAATGCACTG ATTCGTGTATCTGCTGTGCTGACAAATGGTGCCTATCTTCTCAATGTGGATTGTGACCATTACTTCAATAGCAGCAAAGCTCTTAGAGAAGCAATGTGCTTCATGATGGATCCAGCTCTAGGAAGGAAAACTTGTTATGTACAATTTCCACAAAGATTTGATGGCATTGACTTGCACGATCGATATGCTAATAGGAACATAGTCTTCTTTGAT ATCAACATGAAAGGTCTAGATGGCATTCAGGGTCCAGTCTATGTGGGAACAGGATGCTGTTTCAATAGGCAGGCTTTGTATGGATATGATCCTGTTTTGACTGAAGCTGATCTGGAACCTAACATTGTTGTTAAGAGCTGCTGTGGTAGAAGGAAGAGAAAGAACAAGAGTTATATGGATAGTCAAAGCCGTATTATGAAGAGAACAGAATCTTCAGCTCCCATCTTTAACATGGAAGACATCGAGGAGGGTATTGAAG GTTATGAGGATGAAAGGTCAGTGCTTATGTCCCAGAGGAAATTGGAGAAACGCTTTGGTCAGTCTCCAATCTTCATTGCATCCACCTTTATGACTCAAGGTGGCATACCACCTTCAACAAACCCAGCTTCTCTACTGAAGGAAGCTATCCATGTTATCAGCTGTGGGTACGAGGACAAAACTGAATGGGGAAAAGAG ATTGGCTGGATCTATGGTTCAGTTACAGAGGATATTCTGACTGGGTTTAAAATGCATGCAAGAGGCTGGCAATCAATCTACTGCATGCCACCACGACCTTGTTTCAAGGGTTCTGCACCAATCAATCTTTCTGATCGTCTTAATCAGGTGCTCCGTTGGGCTCTTGGGTCAGTGGAAATTCTGCTTAGCAGACATTGTCCTATATGGTATGGCTACAATGGGCGATTGAAGCTTTTGGAGAGGCTGGCTTACATTAACACCATTGTTTATCCAATCACATCTGTTCCGCTTATCGCCTATTGTGTGCTTCCTGCTATCTGTCTTCTTACCAATAAATTTATCATTCCTGAG ATTAGTAATTATGCTGGAATGTTCTTCATTCTTCTTTTTGCCTCCATTTTCGCAACTGGTATATTGGAGCTCAGATGGAGTGGTGTTGGCATTGAAGATTGGTGGAGAAATGAGCAGTTTTGGGTTATTGGTGGCACCTCTGCCCATCTCTTCGCGGTGTTCCAGGGTCTGCTGAAAGTGTTGGCTGGGATTGATACCAACTTCACAGTTACCTCAAAGGCATCTGATGAGGATGGCGACTTTGCTGAGCTATATGTGTTCAAGTGGACCAGTTTGCTCATCCCTCCGACCACTGTTCTTGTCATTAACCTGGTCGGAATGGTGGCAGGAATTTCGTATGCCATTAACAGCGGCTACCAATCCTGGGGTCCGCTCTTTGGAAAGCTGTTCTTCTCGATCTGGGTGATCCTCCATCTCTACCCCTTCCTCAAGGGTCTCATGGGCAGGCAGAACCGCACGCCAACAATCGTCATCGTTTGGTCCATCCTCCTTGCGTCTATCTTCTCCTTGCTGTGGGTGAAGATCGATCCTTTCATCTCCCCGACACAGAAAGCTGCCGCCTTGGGGCAATGTGGTGTGAACTGCTGA